From Lytechinus variegatus isolate NC3 chromosome 16, Lvar_3.0, whole genome shotgun sequence, the proteins below share one genomic window:
- the LOC121430099 gene encoding thialysine N-epsilon-acetyltransferase-like, whose amino-acid sequence MGTYTIRKAEPDDCDDIVRLINELAEYENMPDQVDVTPEKLRADAFCDQPFVNLLVAVCTKSNTTVAYSSFSYTYSSWKGRTVYLDDLYVTPAHRGHGIGTTLMQSVAKCAYEQKQCNRMNWIVLAWNERPKEMYARLGGENLTVKESWENITLFKEQLKNLATNYQVKLSADTTIDVQL is encoded by the exons ATGGGAACATACACTATCAGAAAGGCCGAACcagatgattgtgatgatattGTAAGACTCATCAATGAACTTGCTGAGTATGAGAACATGCCAGACCAAGTGGACGTGACACCAGAAA AACTCAGAGCTGATGCCTTCTGTGATCAACCCTTTGTCAACTTGCTGGTTGCTGTGTGTACCAAATCCAATACAACGGTTGCTTACAGCTCTTTCTCCTACACATACAGTTCATGGAAAGGCCGAACAGTTTACTTGGATGATCTTTATGTCACACCAGCGCATAGAG GGCATGGGATAGGAACAACATTAATGCAGTCAGTGGCTAAG TGTGCCTATGAACAAAAGCAATGTAATCGTATGAACTGGATCGTTCTCGCTTGGAACGAACGTCCGAAGGAGATGTATGCTCGGCTTGGAGGAGAGAATCTAACTGTGAAAGAAAGCTGGGAAAACATTACGTTATTCAAAGAACAATTGAAAAACTTAGCAACTAATTATCAGGTTAAGCTAAGTGCTGATACAACAATAGATGTGCAGCTATGA